TCCTCAGTAAATCTAATACTTCTTAGGGAGATTTTGTGTTCAGGATCCTTTTCAAGTGAACCTATCCCGTTCTAGTTGTTTTTTGTAAGAGTCTTACTGAGTCTTGCAACGATTGGaataattttaatgtttttgcaGTTATTTACCCATTTTCGTTTGAATCGTCTTAGTTCTCTGCTATATTCAGTTAGGGCTTTCCTGTATTGAGACCAGTcggaagtattttttttaatgcccTAGAGTGACTAACACCTGTATTCATAGTTATAGAATGCCCTGACATTGTAGGTATATCAATCAGTAGTAAACCACAATAGAACGAACTCATTACCGCAGGGGTTTATAGGCTTGAAGCTCCTACAGAAAAAGAATCCTAGTTCAAGGGTCTAAATAGCAAAgcctcagaaaaaaaatattgaaaatattgaacctATTATCAGACCCAACCTACCTTCGAAATAATCGGCACAAATATCGACTCGTACGACTCATCATCCATTCCATCTCGCAGGGGAATGTTCACGGCATAGTACTTTCCCCGTCCGGCACCAATGTCCCGCAAATCTCCCGTTCCGGGGAAGTACTCGCCGTACTTGTGGAAGCTCACCGTCATCACCCGATCCGTGGTGTAAAACGCTTCCTCGACACCATCCCCATGGTGTACATCGATATCTATGTACAGCACCCGCTGGTGGTACTTTAGCAGCTCCAGAATCCCGAGCACAATATCGTTGACGTAACAGAATCCGGAAGCTTCCGATTTTTTGGCATGATGCAGACCACCACCCCAGTTGATGCAGATTTCCGATGCTTGCTTGTTCAGCTTCACCGCTGCAGCCACGGACCCGCCGGCCGAGAGTTGACAAAATTCGTACAGCCCATCGAACACTGGGCAATCCTCGCCGACATTGACTACGGATCAAATTTCGATTGATCAATAAAATTGAGTGatagaatattatttttcagttGCTTACATCTCTGCATCTGTTTGTTATATTCGGACATATTATCCGGTCGAATCGAACGTAGGAACCGGATGTAGTCATCAGAGTGAAATTTTGTCATTTCTTCGGCAGTCGCCTTGTGTGGTCTCTGTAAAATATCCGCACATTTATCCCAACTTCTGACCCGCATACTTCAACACTCCAAACTCACGTAAATTTCCATCTTCCGGTAGAGTCCATAGTTCAATAGAAGGTTGTGCGTCATACGTATGCGGTGGGGCTTCATCGGATGTCCCTGGCCATAGTAATAGTTGCCGATGTCACCTGCGTAGAACAAAAAACATGGATCATGATCAACGAATAATCATTCGCGCGCGCAGCCTAATGTACTTTGAAGAAACAACGAGAAAAGCGGGTCAAAACTTCCAAAAGCGGCATCGCACATTTACTACTTTTAGAGCCACTGTCTCCTAGCGAACACTTGGCGGCTACCACCGTCTTCCATGCGAAACAAAATCGCATCGCTTGCCAGTGTTGCAAAAATAACTTAATAACagctatattttgaaaatacattttttaccTGATTCACACCATGGTTAAAAAAAATGCTCAGAAAATTCTCGGAAGTGATTTAAGTCTAATAGCTAACTGAACTAATGTTCAATACCTGGGTAAAATCTGATTTCTAAAACTCACTTTTAATGTCTAAAGAATATTTGGCAACTCTTCAGTGTACAGCAGCCGCTCAGCTTTTCCTACGACCGTACTTTTTTCGTCACCCTGCTCTTACCCACATGAAAACCAACCGTTCAACACAAATCCGATTGTACGGTCGCCATCTTCGAAGTATGGCTAGAGACGGTGcccataaaaattcaaaaacaatttcgaCTGTTTAATGTACCGATTTTTCGGGCAAATTCTAACTAAATATAGCCAAAGAAGCTTTCATTAATATAATTCCTTGTaaataatgctactattcaACATAAGTACATGTTGAAATATTTATATTCCTAAATCCACTAAGCCGCCGGATACTCACTGTCGTAGTAGTAGCAAACGCGTTTCTTGCTATGAGACTGCATTGTTCTCGGGTGTGATAGCTCGGATCcttcacttttttgttaataactcgTGCAGTAAACAATCCCAAATGATGCGGTACTTAGTTTTATTTCACTGCGCGGCACGTTCGCACTCTACTCACATCAGTACCGTAAAGATCCGGATGAATGAAAACACGCTCCCTCACTCACCAACAACTCGAACTGTTTTGAAGGCGTTGAATTGAAAACAAGGGTAATGTTATTTTGCTGGTGTgcgccagggatgccagatgtgaaatTTATTGATCATGGCATTTTACTCAGTGTCACTTGTTAACTTTTATTTACTCAATCATTGGTTCATCGTAAACGTTCTATGTAACATTACTATATAAAAAATAGGAATATACATTGTATGGTTATAAAATATTGTTACAAAATTGAGCAGAAATTTGTTCATGTTTTTCTCAATATTATTgcgaagatatttgaaaaacccGCCTGGCAGCCATGGTAGGAACGAATACGCCAGGTATGATTATATAAACAGGTAGCAGAATCCAGAAACACTGTTGTAGTGGTAGTTTCACTCGTCCGTTTGCATACAATTTTGTGTTTACCCTGTATGAAGTCTGTGACGTTCAATTTTTGTCGTTCCTATTATTGTTACACCCAGAAAAATACTTGGTAAAAGAACACCTAACCCGAGATGACAAATGAGGGGCtaagaatgcaaggggtgtaagtgacttgaccgatttctcttcatcaactttgtctttagttaataactcaattgcaaaaacgttccaatttaagtttgctatagaatctgataggtgaggttctaacctatcttccacattgtcaaatacagctgagaatgtatttgcagctaagctatgaccaaaagagagagtcgatgtagagaaatcgatcaaatcacttacacccctttcattctaagcccctcaaatgtaATCGGGACATCGAAGCTGAGTTTGGCAGCCAGTttatatgaaataaataaaacaaaatgtgatggatTTGAAAAAGTGGTTTTACACGagtaataaatttaatgtttgTAATGGTAGGTATTAAACGAAACAATCATGTTCTGCTAAACTAAACTGGTTGAAATGAATACATTGACTACAtcagaaacatattttcattgCTGTATAAAATGACGCTATTTCTGCGGCTGGAACAATAAGCACATCTTTAGGATCTAAATTTTTTTACCACTATTTTAGAACCACTTGTGGAAAACTTGTTACACTTTTACGTAGAAAATTAATTTGATGAGgagaatttattttcattgattaATCAAATTATCCGTATCAAATTGATATTCCATGTAAAAGTGTAACGAGTTTTC
The Toxorhynchites rutilus septentrionalis strain SRP chromosome 2, ASM2978413v1, whole genome shotgun sequence genome window above contains:
- the LOC129770056 gene encoding histone deacetylase HDAC1, with amino-acid sequence MQSHSKKRVCYYYDSDIGNYYYGQGHPMKPHRIRMTHNLLLNYGLYRKMEIYRPHKATAEEMTKFHSDDYIRFLRSIRPDNMSEYNKQMQRFNVGEDCPVFDGLYEFCQLSAGGSVAAAVKLNKQASEICINWGGGLHHAKKSEASGFCYVNDIVLGILELLKYHQRVLYIDIDVHHGDGVEEAFYTTDRVMTVSFHKYGEYFPGTGDLRDIGAGRGKYYAVNIPLRDGMDDESYESIFVPIISKVMETFQPSAVVLQCGADSLTGDRLGCFNLTVKGHGKCVEFVKKYNLPFLMVGGGGYTIRNVSRCWTYETSVALGCEIANELPYNDYFEYFGPDFKLHISPSNMSNQNTTEYLEKIKNRLFENLRMLPHAPGVQMQAIPEDAMNDDSEDEDKVDKDERLPQVDKDKRIVPDNEFSDSEDEGEGGRRDNRSFKGVRKRPRLEKEAKTDDVKDEMEVTAETAGDKDETLAGEEAKKETTAVA